In Carassius auratus strain Wakin chromosome 49, ASM336829v1, whole genome shotgun sequence, one DNA window encodes the following:
- the LOC113066117 gene encoding transcription factor AP-2-alpha-like isoform X1, translated as MKMLWKLTDNIKYEDCEDRHDGTSNGTTRLPQLGSVGQSPYTSAPPLSHTPNSDFQPPYFPPPYQPIYPQSQDPYSHVNDPYSINSLHAQPQTQHPGWPGQRQSQENSLLHQHRGLPHQLCREYRREVLLPSGHGIETGLTDSIPIHGIPHSLEDVQHVEDQGIHIPDQTVIKKGPVSISKNNSNISAIPINKDGLFGGVINPNEVFCSVPGRLSLLSSTSKYKVTVAEVQRRLSPPECLNASLLGGVLRRAKSKNGGRSLREKLDKIGLNLPAGRRKAANVTLLTSLVEGEAVHLARDFGYVCETEFPAKAAAEYMNRQHSDPNEQVQRKNMLLATKQICKEFMDLLSQDRSPLGNSRPQPILEPGIQSCLTHFSLISHGFGTPAMCAALTALQNYLTEGIKAMDKIYLNNNPNSHNETGSKGGDKDEKHRK; from the exons ATGAAAATGCTTTGGAAATTAACtgataatattaaatatgaagactGCGAG GATCGCCATGACGGGACCAGCAATGGCACAACCCGTTTACCCCAACTAGGCAGCGTGGGCCAGTCTCCGTACACCAGCGCTCCTCCGCTCTCTCACACGCCTAACTCAGACTTCCAGCCTCCATACTTTCCGCCACCCTACCAGCCCATCTACCCGCAGTCTCAAGACCCTTACTCTCACGTTAATGACCCGTACTCCATCAATTCTCTGCACGCCCAGCCTCAGACACAGCACCCGGGCTGGCCAGGCCAGCGGCAGAGTCAGGAGAACAGCCTGCTGCACCAGCACCGCGGGTTACCGCATCAGTTGTGCAGAGAGTACCGCAGAGAAGTGCTACTTCCTTCTGGTCACGGCATTGAGACTGGACTCACTGATTCAATCCCTATCCACGGAATACCTCACTCTTTAGAAGATGTTCAG CATGTTGAAGATCAAGGAATTCACATCCCAGACCAAACTGTAATCAAGAAAG gtcCTGTTTCAATATCCAAGAACAACAGCAATATATCTGCCATACCAATAAATAAAGATGGGCTTTTTGGAGGTGTGATAAACCCAAACGAAGTATTCTGTTCGGTTCCGGGTCGTCTGTCTCTTCTTAGCTCAACGTCAAAATACAAAGTCACAGTAGCGGAGGTGCAGAGAAGGCTTTCTCCGCCTGAGTGCCTTAATGCTTCCCTGCTTGGCGGGGTCTTGAGAAG GGCCAAATCTAAGAATGGCGGAAGATCTTTAAGAGAAAAACTAGATAAAATCGGATTAAATCTACCAGCAGGAAGGCGCAAAGCTGCTAATGTTACACTCTTGACATCACTGGTCGAAG GTGAAGCTGTGCATCTGGCCAGAGATTTTGGTTATGTATGCGAGACTGAGTTTCCAGCCAAGGCGGCAGCTGAATACATGAACCGACAGCATTCCGACCCAAATGAACAAGTCCAAAGAAAAAACATGTTATTGGCAACGAA ACAAATCTGCAAAGAGTTCATGGACCTGCTCTCTCAAGACCGCTCACCTCTAGGGAATTCACGTCCACAGCCAATTCTTGAGCCTGGGATTCAGAGCTGCTTGACCCACTTCAGTCTTATTTCTCACGGATTCGGGACTCCAGCCATGTGCGCGGCCCTTACGGCGCTGCAGAACTATTTGACGGAGGGCATTAAAGCCATGGACAAAATCTACCTGAACAACAATCCTAACAGCCACAATGAGACGGGGTCGAAGGGGGGTGACAAAGACGAAAAGCACAGAAAGTGA
- the LOC113066117 gene encoding transcription factor AP-2-alpha-like isoform X2 has protein sequence MLVHSFSAMDRHDGTSNGTTRLPQLGSVGQSPYTSAPPLSHTPNSDFQPPYFPPPYQPIYPQSQDPYSHVNDPYSINSLHAQPQTQHPGWPGQRQSQENSLLHQHRGLPHQLCREYRREVLLPSGHGIETGLTDSIPIHGIPHSLEDVQHVEDQGIHIPDQTVIKKGPVSISKNNSNISAIPINKDGLFGGVINPNEVFCSVPGRLSLLSSTSKYKVTVAEVQRRLSPPECLNASLLGGVLRRAKSKNGGRSLREKLDKIGLNLPAGRRKAANVTLLTSLVEGEAVHLARDFGYVCETEFPAKAAAEYMNRQHSDPNEQVQRKNMLLATKQICKEFMDLLSQDRSPLGNSRPQPILEPGIQSCLTHFSLISHGFGTPAMCAALTALQNYLTEGIKAMDKIYLNNNPNSHNETGSKGGDKDEKHRK, from the exons ATGTTAGTGCACAGTTTTTCCGCGATG GATCGCCATGACGGGACCAGCAATGGCACAACCCGTTTACCCCAACTAGGCAGCGTGGGCCAGTCTCCGTACACCAGCGCTCCTCCGCTCTCTCACACGCCTAACTCAGACTTCCAGCCTCCATACTTTCCGCCACCCTACCAGCCCATCTACCCGCAGTCTCAAGACCCTTACTCTCACGTTAATGACCCGTACTCCATCAATTCTCTGCACGCCCAGCCTCAGACACAGCACCCGGGCTGGCCAGGCCAGCGGCAGAGTCAGGAGAACAGCCTGCTGCACCAGCACCGCGGGTTACCGCATCAGTTGTGCAGAGAGTACCGCAGAGAAGTGCTACTTCCTTCTGGTCACGGCATTGAGACTGGACTCACTGATTCAATCCCTATCCACGGAATACCTCACTCTTTAGAAGATGTTCAG CATGTTGAAGATCAAGGAATTCACATCCCAGACCAAACTGTAATCAAGAAAG gtcCTGTTTCAATATCCAAGAACAACAGCAATATATCTGCCATACCAATAAATAAAGATGGGCTTTTTGGAGGTGTGATAAACCCAAACGAAGTATTCTGTTCGGTTCCGGGTCGTCTGTCTCTTCTTAGCTCAACGTCAAAATACAAAGTCACAGTAGCGGAGGTGCAGAGAAGGCTTTCTCCGCCTGAGTGCCTTAATGCTTCCCTGCTTGGCGGGGTCTTGAGAAG GGCCAAATCTAAGAATGGCGGAAGATCTTTAAGAGAAAAACTAGATAAAATCGGATTAAATCTACCAGCAGGAAGGCGCAAAGCTGCTAATGTTACACTCTTGACATCACTGGTCGAAG GTGAAGCTGTGCATCTGGCCAGAGATTTTGGTTATGTATGCGAGACTGAGTTTCCAGCCAAGGCGGCAGCTGAATACATGAACCGACAGCATTCCGACCCAAATGAACAAGTCCAAAGAAAAAACATGTTATTGGCAACGAA ACAAATCTGCAAAGAGTTCATGGACCTGCTCTCTCAAGACCGCTCACCTCTAGGGAATTCACGTCCACAGCCAATTCTTGAGCCTGGGATTCAGAGCTGCTTGACCCACTTCAGTCTTATTTCTCACGGATTCGGGACTCCAGCCATGTGCGCGGCCCTTACGGCGCTGCAGAACTATTTGACGGAGGGCATTAAAGCCATGGACAAAATCTACCTGAACAACAATCCTAACAGCCACAATGAGACGGGGTCGAAGGGGGGTGACAAAGACGAAAAGCACAGAAAGTGA